The region AATCAGGGCGCAAAATTGAACCCATAACTACAATGCAACATACGCCTCTGCTCCCAAATACTTGAACTAATGACTGCATGTTTGGAGTTTGCACAAATCGAATTACCCATAAAACAGAAGGAGAAGAATTACTTTGAAGAAGAGAGGATTTACCTGTCTCCGAGATCTGGACGCACATGTTTTTATAGCCAATTGAAGCTAAAGCAGAGTGAACCGCATCAATTTGAGCGAAAAGCATGTTATCATAACGAAGATTGGTCGCAGGATCCAAAATCCCCTGATTAGATTGAAAGAGCACAAAATCGAGCGGCACCTGCTTCGGATCTGCCTTGTATGCAAAATAAGGATATGCATTGATCAAAAAAGGCGAGCCAGTTTTACAATGGAAGTCCAAAACCTGAGTAATACACTTCACTAGATCTCTACGGAAAGCTCCAGCAGACGGGGGATACGAAGTCTCAAGAATTGCAACAGAATGAGCGGTAGTAACACTCACTTGCTTGTCTAAGTTACAGTTAACAAGAGCAGCGTAAACGTTTTCCATCGCGGGGAGTAGATTGTCGGAGAGTGAAGTGTCGTTAAAAGTGAGCACTTCATTTCCGACAGCAATGCAGGTGATTTTTGTCGCAGGTAAATAGGCTTGGACATTGGTTTTAACCCAAACCTGAGCTTTAGCAGGATCCTTCATATCGGAGAGATGCTCATTTCCAAGACTAATGATGAACTCAACACCGGAATTCGCAAAGGCTTTGAGTACATGTGGATCAGCATCGTATAGTTTCACTCTGGTTGCTCCCATGGACTTGACTAAGGGAACCACTTTTTCTGGAGGAGGAAGATTATCAGCTATCTGACCGTAGTTAACTCCAATTGAAGTCGCCATAACCGGGTTCAAAAACACTAATATTACAACTGCAATACATTTGTAAGGAAAATTAAAGTTAACactaagaagaaaaagggaaaaaacacCGAAACTGTTGATTTAGAAGTTGAATATTCAGACTGTCTTCTTGCTGTCAAGCTTATAAAAAAGGACGGTATACAATTTCACTCTTTTAGATTCTATTATTAAAGATTACAAATACTTGCCAGAGACCACCAATACGAGTTACGATACGCATATGGAGAGAAGCAAACGGTTGTGTAgattttttggaaaatgaaAGTCCTGAACATGAAGAGAAATTGCTAGTTTGGGAAGACACAATTAAAGATATGGAGTTTTTGCTCCTTGCTGATTTAAGCAATGTAGCTTATGAACAATTTTGAATCTTGTTTTTAGTATTTCCGATGTaccaaagaaagagaaaattaaagaaaaaggaaacaaagaTTTGTTAAACAGATGAATTACCTGTGAGAACCAATGTTGAAGAAAAACAGTGGATAGGATTGATGGAATCCATAGTAGAGGTGGATGAGAAAGAAGCTAAGGCAAGTGGTAGCCAGAGGCAAATGAAATGAGTGAGTGAGTGAGTGGAGCAAAGAGTGGGAATTGAGTGTGGGGGACTGCTTACTTGCTAGAACTAACGGCGTTAATGCATGTTTTGACGGATTTAGGTGATCCATCCATTGATGATATTAAACGTTAAGTCGTATTAAGTAGTCACCTACCCCATCTGCATGCCCATGTCCTGCTTGATTTCTCCTACGGATTTTGGATGTTTAATACTACGTAGGAattaaggggttgtttggttggaGGTTAAGAAGTGAATTATTTATGTATTGAAATCAGTATAAATAGTACTCTCaatgtctcaatttatatgacacagTTCATATTTCGAtagtcaaattttttaaatttgaccGTGAAtttaaagattgaatctttaaattttttgaaataaactTTACATATTTGGAGACTACgtaaaaaaaatactacaagttccaataattttcaattcaaaaattggtcaaagaaaaattcatttGAATCTCAAACCCGAAAGGAgctacataaattgggacggatggATACCATGTTTAGTAGTAGTATTGTACTGATTATGTTTTAATATCCAGCACACCATATATGGCGTTGGGTTACCATTTTATAATCCCGCTTAATTAAGACATATATAAATTATGCGTcaatttatatgtatttattttataactaaTCCATGTACAAGTAACCTCTTCATTATTTATATTTGCGTAACTCTAACCTGTAACCAATTACGACCACAACCTTAACCGATGGATATTATAAATTAATGAAAAGATTGAGATTCTTTGATtggaagggaaaaaaagagagatgcTTGTTTGTGGTGCAGTAGAACTGTAGAAGACTTGAAGTGGATTTTGCTCTTTCatactcattttttttccaaatgttATCTTATGGTTGGAGCCCCACCAGAGAATTGATTCTGTTTGGCTACTCACGTCAGGACAAAAGGAGTGGGGTATAATGGGTCGCACTATTagtcattttcttccttgagtTCTTTTCGTTAAATAGTTTCTCATCCCGTgccaaatctatatatatatatatatatatatataaaaggaaagtaTCTActtaatattattaaaaagtgaCGTAAGATGAACAAATACtgacaacaaattctatttgcattaattataaaaaaagttattaattgtagttaATTTAATAATCATTACtactactaatatatatatatatatatatatatatatatatatatatatatatatatatatatatatatatatatatataaggatagtagtcGCTTAATATTAAGTcaagtggcgtaatatgaacaagccacttgacaaaaaattctatttgcattaattataaaagaagttattaattgtagtttAAAAcattacctaatttaataatctactattactactactactactactactactactaataataataataataataataataattattattattattattacctaatttaatattctactactactactactactaataataataattaatgaaaataataatgaactcaCCTAATATACTCATAcgagaataataataataataataataataataataaactcATGTAATATAGTCATACGATATTATCAACacatagtagtagtagttgttaataataataatctatatttatataaaaagagaGTAGTCTAGCTTACTATTAAGCCAAGTGGTGTAAGATGAACAAGCCACTTGACAACAAATtatatttgcattaattataaaaaaaagttattaattgtagtttAAAAcattacctaatttaataatctactactactactaataatatctatatatatatatatatatatatatatatatatatatatatatatatataaaggagtagtctatattaatattaaaagtGGCGTAATATATAACAAGCTACTtgacaacaaattctatttgcattaattataaaagaagttattaattgtagtttaaaatattacctaatttaataatctactactactactactactactaataataataataattat is a window of Lycium ferocissimum isolate CSIRO_LF1 chromosome 12, AGI_CSIRO_Lferr_CH_V1, whole genome shotgun sequence DNA encoding:
- the LOC132039968 gene encoding glucan endo-1,3-beta-glucosidase 11-like: MDSINPIHCFSSTLVLTVVILVFLNPVMATSIGVNYGQIADNLPPPEKVVPLVKSMGATRVKLYDADPHVLKAFANSGVEFIISLGNEHLSDMKDPAKAQVWVKTNVQAYLPATKITCIAVGNEVLTFNDTSLSDNLLPAMENVYAALVNCNLDKQVSVTTAHSVAILETSYPPSAGAFRRDLVKCITQVLDFHCKTGSPFLINAYPYFAYKADPKQVPLDFVLFQSNQGILDPATNLRYDNMLFAQIDAVHSALASIGYKNMCVQISETGWPSKGDADELGATLDNARKYNCNLIKLVSQKKGTPLKPNNNLNIYVFALFNENLKPGPTSERNYGLFKPDGSPSYPLGFSGINAGGSTNSSSGSSPKAAGSGSSSTPTSWSPQDGSSSSGYMSITSDSGRVLFCWKSLILQLHIIGLISLLFPQL